A single region of the Silene latifolia isolate original U9 population chromosome 8, ASM4854445v1, whole genome shotgun sequence genome encodes:
- the LOC141594842 gene encoding uncharacterized protein LOC141594842, whose protein sequence is MEMKDKVLSSGHYLFDNKPLIVKPWTRDLEMTKEDVKFVPAWVQIHKLPLKFWGKGLPKIASLLGKFIKCDVATEERTRLGYARVMVELVVDQELPAEIAFKDEKGSVIRVDVEYEWRPVKCKKCQGMGHEMEHYMKGIRENVVKKPVKQFIHMKIEALVSRSVFYLTMIYAFNGIQDRTPLWDHLRRFAGQVDGPWAMAGDFNCVLSTTERVGGNTPNAEIEPFRNCVADCAWSDRFPELYANFLPEGMLDHTPCLISSSTQVQKTRNFKYYNMWGASKDFLPIIKRCWSIVAMRKVVELQKMNGKDPSNVGLISEEFEASKTLRDLSVARDSFLA, encoded by the exons ATGGAAATGAAAGACAAGGTCCTGAGTTCAGGGCACTATTTATTTGATAATAAGCCATTGATTGTTAAGCCTTGGACGAGGGACTTGGAGATGACAAAGGAAGATGTGAAATTTGTTCCTGCTTGGGTTCAAATCCATAAGCTTCCTCTGAAATTTTGGGGTAAAGGATTACCTAAAATAGCTAGCTTACTTGGGAAGTTCATTAAATGTGATGTAGCTACTGAGGAGAGGACAAGATTGGGTTATGCTCGTGTTATGGTTGAATTAGTCGTGGACCAAGAATTACCTGCAGAGATTGCTTTCAAAGATGAAAAAGGCTCGGTTATAAGGGTTGATGTAGAGTATGAGTGGAGGCCTGTTAAATGCAAGAAGTGCCAGGGCATGGGGCATGAGATGGAGCACTATATGAAAGGAATTCGGGAGAATGTTGTTAAAAAACCAGTCAAGCAG TTTATCCATATGAAGATTGAGGCTTTGGTGAGTAGAAGTGTGTTCTATTTAACTATGATCTATGCTTTTAATGGAATTCAAGATAGGACTCCCCTATGGGATCATTTAAGGAGGTTTGCTGGTCAAGTTGATGGCCCTTGGGCTATGGCAGGTGATTTCAATTGTGTGCTTTCAACTACTGAGAGAGTAGGAGGCAATACACCCAATGCTGAGATTGAACCTTTCAGGAATTGTGTTGCTGACTGTG cTTGGAGTGATCGTTTTCCTGAGCTATATGCTAATTTCCTCCCTGAAGGCATGCTTGATCACACTCCTTGCTTGATTAGTAGTTCAACTCAGGTCCAGAAAACAAGAAATTTCAAATATTACAATATGTGGGGAGCATCTAAGGATTTTCTGCCTATCATCAAAAGATGTTGGAGTATAGTAGCCATG AGAAAAGTAGTTGAATTGCAAAAAATGAATGGAAAGGATCCTTCTAATGTTGGCCTTATATCAGAGGAGTTTGAAGCTTCAAAAACTTTAAGGGACCTGAGTGTAGCAAGGGATAGCTTTTTAGCTTAA